In the genome of Lynx canadensis isolate LIC74 chromosome X, mLynCan4.pri.v2, whole genome shotgun sequence, one region contains:
- the AGTR2 gene encoding type-2 angiotensin II receptor: MKGNFTLAAISKNITNSLHFGLVNIVGNQSTFNCSHKPSDKHLDAIPVLYYIIFAIGFLVNTIVVTLFCCQKGPKKVSSIYIFNLAVADLMLLATLPLWATYYSYRYDWLFGPVMCKVFGSFLTLNMFASIFFITCMSVDRYQSVIYPFLSQRRNPWQASYIVPLVWCMACVSSLPTFYFRDVRTIEYLGVNACIMAFPPEKYAQWSAGIALMKNILGFIIPLIFIATCYFGIRKHLLKANSYGKNRITRDQVLKMAAAVVLAFIICWLPFHVLTFLDALAWMGVINSCEVIAVIDLVLPFAILLGFTNSCINPFLYCFVGNRFQQKLRRVFRVPITCLQGKRESVSCRKSSSLREMETFVS; this comes from the coding sequence ATGAAGGGCAACTTCACCCTCGCCGCCATCAGCAAAAACATCACCAACAGTCTTCACTTCGGACTCGTGAACATCGTTGGCAACCAGTCTACCTTCAACTGCTCGCATAAACCGTCAGATAAGCATTTAGACGCAATCCCTGTTCTCTACTATATCATTTTTGCGATTGGATTTCTTGTCAATACTATTGTGGTTACACTGTTTTGTTGTCAAAAGGGCCCTAAAAAGGTGTCCAGCATTTACATCTTCAACCTGGCTGTGGCTGACTTAATGCTCTTGGCTACTCTGCCTCTCTGGGCAACCTATTACTCTTACAGATATGACTGGCTCTTTGGCCCCGTCATGTGCAAAGTTTTTGGCTCCTTCCTGACCCTGAACATGTTTGCGAGCATTTTTTTCATCACCTGCATGAGTGTCGATAGGTACCAATCTGTTATCTATCCCTTTCTGTCTCAAAGAAGGAATCCCTGGCAAGCGTCTTACATAGTTCCCCTGGTCTGGTGTATGGCCTGTGTGTCCTCGCTGCCAACATTTTATTTCCGAGACGTCCGAACCATTGAATATTTAGGAGTGAATGCTTGCATTATGGCTTTCCCACCCGAGAAATATGCCCAATGGTCAGCTGGCATTGCCTTAATGAAAAATATCCTTGGTTTTATTATCCCTTTGATATTCATAGCAACGTGCTATTTCGGAATCCGAAAACACTTACTGAAGGCCAACAGCTATGGGAAGAACAGAATAACGCGTGACCAAGTCCTAAAGATGGCGGCTGCTGTGGTTCTGGCATTCATCATCTGTTGGCTTCCCTTCCATGTTCTGACCTTCCTGGACGCTCTGGCCTGGATGGGTGTCATTAATAGCTGTGAAGTGATAGCCGTCATTGACCTGGTACTTCCTTTTGCCATCCTCCTGGGATTCACCAACAGCTGCATTAATccctttttgtattgttttgttggTAACCGGTTCCAGCAGAAGCTCCGCCGGGTGTTTAGGGTTCCAATTACTTGCCTCCAAGGCAAGCGAGAGAGTGTGTCGTGCCGAAAAAGCAGTTCCCTTAGAGAAATGGAGACCTTTGTGTCCTAA